From one Paenibacillus terrae HPL-003 genomic stretch:
- a CDS encoding RelA/SpoT family protein produces the protein MGIEQLLKKAGAYTREADLIRIREAYNFAEQAHSGQTRKSGEPYILHPLAVADIVVNMQMDTISIIAALLHDVVEDTTVSLAQIREHFGDTCGMLVDGLTKLERIQFRSKEEQQNENYRKMFIAMAQDIRVIVIKLADRLHNMRTLKYQSEESQRRIAYETLEIFCPIANRLGISAIKWEMEDIALRYLNPQQYYRIANLMHKKRAEREQFIDNVIERIAEKLEEMGIQADLSGRPKHIYSVFKKMTTKNKQFNEIYDLLAIRIIVDNIKDCYATLGIIHTLWKPMPGRFKDYIAMPKANMYQSLHTTVVGPNGEPTEVQIRTVDMHRTAEFGIAAHWAYKEGNGSNNTNFEDKITFFREILELQNEAKDASEFVESLKMDFFSDLVFVFTPKGEVIELPAGSVPLDFAFRIHTEVGNRTIGSKVNGRIVPLDYRLKTGDIVEIMTSKHSYGPSQDWLKIAQSSHARSKIKQWFKKEKREENVEKGRENLERELRKRDIEPSVWMTDDKLQEVAQKFSFNDIEDMLSAIGFGGITAAQVCTRLTEKLRREQEEARLIELTTEVKEYKPQGERKKTPTNGVSVRGVDNLLVRFARCCNPVPGDDIIGYVTRGRGVSVHRTDCPNIPSGTGEDQARVIEVEWEEAAEVNYSVDIEITGHDRNGLLNEVLQAISENKTSFSAVTGRTDKNKMAMIHITILIRNTDHLHSVVERIKRVKDVYTVHRIMQ, from the coding sequence ATGGGGATAGAGCAATTACTTAAAAAGGCTGGGGCCTATACCAGAGAAGCAGATCTTATCCGCATCAGGGAAGCCTACAATTTTGCTGAGCAGGCCCATTCCGGCCAGACTCGCAAGTCCGGTGAACCTTATATTCTGCATCCGCTTGCGGTTGCTGATATCGTCGTTAATATGCAGATGGATACCATCTCCATTATCGCCGCTCTTTTACATGACGTTGTGGAGGATACGACGGTGTCTTTGGCGCAGATTCGCGAGCATTTTGGCGATACATGTGGGATGCTTGTCGATGGTCTGACGAAGCTGGAGCGTATCCAGTTCCGTTCCAAGGAAGAACAACAGAACGAAAATTATCGTAAAATGTTTATTGCCATGGCACAGGACATTCGCGTCATTGTCATCAAGTTGGCGGATCGTCTGCATAACATGCGCACCTTGAAATACCAGTCCGAGGAAAGCCAGCGCCGGATCGCTTATGAAACGTTGGAAATTTTCTGTCCGATTGCGAACCGACTGGGTATTTCAGCGATTAAATGGGAAATGGAAGATATTGCTCTGCGCTATCTAAATCCTCAGCAATATTATCGCATCGCTAATTTAATGCATAAGAAGCGGGCAGAGCGGGAGCAGTTTATTGATAACGTTATAGAACGCATTGCTGAGAAGCTGGAAGAGATGGGTATACAGGCCGATCTATCCGGGCGTCCCAAGCATATTTACAGTGTGTTTAAAAAAATGACAACGAAAAACAAGCAATTCAATGAAATATATGATTTGCTGGCGATTCGGATCATTGTGGATAACATTAAGGACTGCTATGCCACACTGGGCATTATTCATACATTGTGGAAGCCGATGCCGGGGCGGTTTAAAGACTATATCGCCATGCCTAAGGCCAACATGTATCAGTCCCTTCATACGACAGTAGTAGGTCCGAATGGCGAACCAACCGAGGTACAGATACGCACGGTAGATATGCACCGTACTGCTGAGTTCGGGATCGCGGCTCACTGGGCCTACAAAGAAGGCAATGGATCGAATAACACCAATTTTGAGGATAAAATCACCTTTTTTCGCGAAATTCTGGAGCTGCAAAATGAGGCGAAGGACGCGTCGGAATTTGTGGAATCGCTCAAAATGGACTTTTTCTCCGACCTTGTTTTTGTATTTACGCCAAAAGGAGAGGTTATTGAGCTGCCAGCCGGATCGGTTCCGCTGGACTTTGCTTTCCGTATCCATACCGAAGTCGGGAACCGCACAATCGGCTCCAAGGTAAACGGCAGAATTGTGCCGCTGGACTATCGGCTTAAAACCGGCGATATCGTCGAAATTATGACGTCCAAGCATTCTTATGGACCTAGTCAGGACTGGCTCAAAATTGCTCAGTCCTCTCACGCGCGCAGTAAAATCAAACAGTGGTTCAAGAAGGAAAAGCGTGAGGAGAATGTCGAAAAAGGCCGCGAGAATCTGGAACGTGAGCTGAGAAAACGCGATATAGAGCCTTCGGTGTGGATGACCGACGACAAGCTTCAGGAAGTTGCGCAAAAGTTTTCTTTTAACGATATTGAGGATATGCTGTCTGCCATCGGCTTTGGTGGAATTACAGCAGCGCAGGTCTGCACACGTTTGACAGAGAAGCTGCGACGGGAGCAAGAAGAAGCGCGGCTGATTGAGCTGACGACCGAGGTCAAGGAATATAAGCCGCAGGGCGAACGGAAAAAAACACCGACCAATGGTGTCAGCGTCAGAGGCGTAGACAATTTGCTCGTTCGTTTTGCACGCTGTTGTAATCCTGTGCCGGGAGACGACATTATCGGTTATGTAACACGTGGCCGCGGGGTATCTGTTCACCGCACAGATTGTCCTAATATCCCTTCGGGTACGGGCGAAGATCAGGCGCGTGTGATTGAGGTTGAGTGGGAAGAAGCCGCAGAAGTGAATTACAGCGTCGATATTGAAATTACGGGACATGATCGTAACGGCTTGTTGAACGAGGTGCTTCAGGCTATTTCTGAAAATAAAACCAGCTTCTCAGCCGTTACAGGCCGTACGGACAAAAATAAAATGGCGATGATTCACATTACGATTCTCATCCGCAACACGGATCATTTGCACTCTGTTGTTGAGCGAATCAAACGGGTGAAAGATGTGTACACCGTTCACCGGATTATGCAATAA
- a CDS encoding type 1 glutamine amidotransferase domain-containing protein, with the protein MSKIAFLLADQFEDSEMQVPYDELKKAGHEADIIGLKQGEKVNGKQGKASYTIEKSIADVESSDYDAVVIPGGSSPENLRLNAYVLKFVTEINEAKKTIGAICHGPQILASADLLQGRTITAYPPLKDDLINAGAHFEDREAVVDGNFITSRTPKDEPAFVRELLKVL; encoded by the coding sequence ATGAGTAAAATTGCGTTTTTGTTGGCCGATCAATTTGAGGATTCTGAAATGCAAGTGCCTTACGATGAATTAAAGAAAGCGGGACATGAGGCGGATATTATCGGGCTAAAACAAGGCGAAAAGGTGAACGGCAAGCAGGGAAAAGCAAGCTACACCATCGAAAAATCCATTGCGGATGTGGAGTCAAGTGACTATGATGCTGTCGTTATTCCCGGCGGATCATCCCCGGAAAATCTGCGTCTGAATGCGTATGTTCTAAAATTTGTGACTGAAATTAATGAAGCAAAGAAAACGATCGGCGCGATTTGCCACGGTCCGCAAATTTTGGCGAGCGCTGATTTGTTACAGGGACGAACGATTACAGCTTATCCTCCTTTGAAGGATGACTTGATTAATGCGGGTGCGCATTTTGAGGATCGCGAGGCGGTTGTGGACGGAAACTTTATTACGTCTCGTACACCTAAAGATGAGCCTGCTTTTGTGCGTGAGCTGTTGAAGGTACTGTAA
- the aspS gene encoding aspartate--tRNA ligase encodes MKRSHQCGALTHAHIGETVTLNGWVQTRRDLGGVLFIDLRDRSGIVQIVFNPAYSGDALQIADRVRSEYVLEVTGTVVKRDAETINANLPTGEIEVRITEIEVLNAAKTPPFFIEDGVEVDESLRLKYRYLDLRRPEMHQTLKLRSKAAKVFRDFLDGEDFIEVETPILTKSSPEGARDYLVPSRVHEGEFFALPQSPQIYKQLLMVGGVERYYQIARCFRDEDLRADRQPEFTQVDIETSFMQQDDLLPMMEKLMVKLLKETIGVELETPFQRITHADAMDKYGSDKPDLRFGLELINVNDIVASSGVKVFASVIEKGGEVKVLNAKGCGTWSRKDIDDLGPFAARYGAKGLAWIQVKEGEFKGPIVKFFTPEEIEALKERTGAEEGDLLLFSADNKKVVADVLGALRLKIGRQLGLIDDNTFKFAWVVDFPLLGYDEDQKRYVAEHHPFTRPKDEDLALLDTEPGQVRAQAYDIVLNGYEVGGGSMRIHKRDVQEKMFNALRLSPEEVQDKFGYLLNAFEYGAPPHGGIAFGFDRLVMLLAGRTNLRETIAFPKTASATDLLMDAPSEVDQAQLEQLHIRLAPKPVAPKA; translated from the coding sequence ATGAAAAGGAGTCATCAATGCGGCGCATTAACCCATGCGCATATCGGAGAAACAGTTACATTGAACGGTTGGGTACAAACCCGTCGTGACCTGGGAGGCGTACTTTTTATCGACCTGCGTGACCGCAGCGGGATTGTACAAATCGTGTTTAACCCGGCATATTCCGGTGACGCGCTGCAAATCGCGGACCGTGTTCGTAGTGAATACGTGCTGGAGGTTACCGGTACTGTTGTCAAGCGGGATGCAGAAACCATTAACGCGAACCTGCCTACTGGTGAAATTGAAGTACGTATTACGGAAATTGAAGTATTGAATGCAGCCAAAACACCTCCGTTCTTCATTGAGGATGGCGTGGAAGTAGACGAGTCGCTGCGTTTGAAATACCGTTATCTGGACCTGCGTCGTCCTGAGATGCACCAGACGCTGAAACTGCGCTCCAAAGCGGCTAAGGTGTTCCGTGACTTCCTGGACGGCGAAGATTTCATCGAAGTGGAAACACCGATTTTGACGAAAAGCTCGCCGGAGGGTGCTCGTGACTATTTGGTGCCAAGCCGTGTGCATGAGGGAGAGTTCTTTGCATTGCCGCAATCGCCGCAAATTTACAAGCAATTGCTGATGGTGGGTGGCGTAGAGCGCTACTACCAAATTGCACGTTGTTTCCGCGATGAAGATTTGCGTGCTGACCGTCAGCCTGAATTTACTCAGGTCGACATTGAGACCTCCTTCATGCAACAGGATGACTTGCTGCCTATGATGGAGAAGCTTATGGTCAAACTGCTCAAAGAAACGATTGGTGTCGAGCTTGAAACACCGTTCCAACGGATTACACATGCAGATGCAATGGACAAGTACGGCTCTGACAAGCCGGATCTGCGTTTTGGCCTTGAGCTAATTAATGTCAATGATATCGTGGCAAGCAGCGGCGTGAAGGTATTTGCTTCTGTAATCGAAAAGGGCGGCGAGGTTAAAGTCCTCAATGCTAAGGGCTGTGGAACATGGAGCCGTAAGGACATTGATGATCTGGGTCCTTTTGCTGCACGTTATGGAGCTAAAGGCTTAGCTTGGATTCAAGTGAAGGAAGGTGAATTCAAGGGGCCTATCGTGAAATTCTTTACACCAGAAGAAATCGAAGCGCTGAAAGAGCGCACGGGAGCTGAAGAAGGCGATCTGCTGCTCTTCTCTGCGGATAACAAAAAAGTCGTAGCTGATGTGTTGGGTGCGCTTCGTCTGAAAATTGGCCGTCAATTGGGGCTGATCGACGACAACACATTCAAATTTGCATGGGTTGTAGACTTCCCGCTGCTCGGCTATGACGAAGATCAAAAACGTTATGTGGCGGAACACCATCCGTTCACGCGTCCGAAGGACGAAGACCTTGCCCTCTTGGATACAGAACCAGGTCAGGTTCGTGCCCAGGCTTATGATATCGTGCTGAACGGCTACGAAGTGGGCGGCGGTTCGATGCGGATTCACAAACGTGATGTTCAGGAAAAAATGTTCAATGCTCTCCGCCTGTCGCCGGAAGAAGTTCAAGATAAATTCGGTTACCTGTTGAATGCGTTCGAATATGGTGCGCCTCCACATGGAGGTATTGCCTTCGGTTTTGACCGTCTTGTGATGCTGCTTGCAGGCCGTACAAACCTGCGTGAAACGATTGCATTCCCGAAAACAGCTAGTGCGACAGACCTGCTTATGGATGCACCATCCGAAGTGGATCAAGCTCAATTGGAGCAGCTTCATATCCGTCTTGCTCCAAAGCCAGTTGCTCCTAAAGCTTAA
- the hisS gene encoding histidine--tRNA ligase, with the protein MAFQKPTGTQDLLPGNVERWQVVEEKAREISRRFNYREIRTPMFEQTNLFVRGVGETTDVVEKEMYTFEDKGKRSMTLRPEGTAGVVRSYVENKLYGEPDVTKLYYIGPMFRYERPQAGRQRQFHQFGIEALGAVDPALDAEVIAFGYQFCRELGLKGVKVEINSVGNAASRAAYRQHLVDFLLPIKDTLTKESQARIERNPLRVLDSKDDQDKFGGAPSILDSLDEESSTHFEKVKQSLDAMGVEYTVNPRLVRGLDYYTLTAFEFKAEGIGAIDTIGGGGRYNGLVGDLGGPDQPGIGFGIGLERIQLILEHQGVELNEAKPLDVYMVALGEAAETEVTRQLFKLRQAGFSAERDYLGRKMKAQMKSADRFKARYTAILGEDELVRGEIALKNMETGEQRTVKLDQLVEELG; encoded by the coding sequence ATGGCCTTTCAAAAACCGACGGGAACGCAGGATTTGCTGCCGGGCAATGTAGAAAGATGGCAAGTTGTCGAGGAAAAAGCCCGTGAAATTAGCCGCCGCTTTAATTATCGTGAAATCCGTACACCGATGTTCGAGCAGACGAATTTGTTTGTTCGGGGTGTGGGTGAAACAACGGATGTGGTGGAAAAGGAAATGTACACCTTTGAGGATAAAGGGAAACGTAGTATGACTTTACGTCCGGAAGGGACAGCAGGCGTGGTTCGCTCCTATGTGGAGAACAAGCTGTACGGGGAGCCGGATGTAACGAAGCTGTATTATATCGGTCCAATGTTTCGCTATGAGCGTCCACAGGCTGGGCGTCAGCGCCAGTTCCACCAATTCGGTATTGAAGCTTTAGGTGCGGTAGATCCTGCACTGGACGCAGAGGTTATCGCTTTCGGGTATCAGTTCTGTCGTGAGCTGGGCTTGAAGGGGGTAAAGGTAGAGATTAACTCTGTCGGCAATGCAGCCAGTCGTGCAGCTTACCGTCAGCATCTGGTGGATTTCCTCTTGCCGATCAAGGATACGTTGACCAAGGAGAGCCAAGCGCGTATTGAGCGTAACCCGTTGCGAGTGCTGGATAGCAAGGATGACCAGGACAAATTTGGCGGTGCGCCTTCCATTTTGGATAGCTTGGACGAGGAATCAAGCACGCATTTTGAGAAGGTAAAGCAAAGTTTGGACGCTATGGGCGTGGAATATACAGTCAACCCGCGATTGGTACGGGGGCTGGATTACTATACGTTGACCGCGTTCGAATTCAAAGCCGAAGGAATTGGAGCCATTGACACCATCGGTGGAGGCGGACGCTACAACGGATTGGTTGGCGATCTGGGCGGACCGGATCAGCCGGGTATAGGCTTCGGCATCGGACTGGAGCGGATTCAGCTAATCTTGGAGCATCAGGGTGTCGAACTGAACGAAGCCAAGCCGCTGGATGTCTATATGGTGGCGTTGGGTGAAGCGGCAGAAACGGAAGTGACCAGACAGCTGTTCAAGCTGCGCCAAGCCGGATTTTCCGCAGAGCGAGATTACCTGGGTCGCAAAATGAAGGCACAGATGAAATCAGCAGATCGGTTTAAAGCACGCTATACAGCGATTTTGGGCGAGGATGAACTGGTTCGCGGTGAAATTGCACTGAAAAATATGGAAACTGGCGAACAGCGTACCGTCAAGCTGGATCAACTGGTGGAAGAGTTGGGTTAA
- the dtd gene encoding D-aminoacyl-tRNA deacylase, with translation MKIIIQRCKDAQVEVNQKVVGKIGTGLMLLVGIGQGDTAADAVYLADKTAGLRIFDDTEGKMNDSVLDVGGAILSVSQFTLYGDCRKGRRPNFMGAAKPEEAEKLYDFFNSQLRAKGLEVETGIFGAMMDVSLTNWGPVTLILDSERS, from the coding sequence ATGAAGATTATTATTCAACGCTGTAAAGACGCTCAGGTAGAGGTTAATCAAAAGGTGGTAGGCAAGATCGGAACCGGATTGATGCTGCTGGTTGGTATTGGTCAGGGAGATACGGCGGCCGATGCCGTTTATTTGGCGGACAAAACAGCGGGATTACGTATATTTGATGATACTGAAGGCAAAATGAACGACAGTGTGTTGGATGTTGGCGGAGCTATTTTGTCCGTCTCTCAGTTTACGCTGTATGGTGACTGCCGTAAGGGCAGAAGACCGAACTTCATGGGGGCGGCCAAGCCTGAGGAAGCAGAGAAGCTGTATGATTTTTTTAACAGTCAGCTAAGAGCAAAAGGCTTGGAGGTCGAGACGGGAATTTTCGGGGCTATGATGGATGTGTCATTGACCAACTGGGGTCCGGTAACGCTGATTCTGGATAGCGAACGTTCGTAA